The following proteins are encoded in a genomic region of Planococcus lenghuensis:
- a CDS encoding STAS domain-containing protein encodes MENNPSINVAGLQFSWELDKGRFLFEEDDAVLFWISSAMKTFFDSIEEIAGEESATVVLEATGFRQGLVVGEYFQQQDISLKEATNLIQNTYGSAGWGMISVEKLDVETATAEVHLKDSWEHKINVAQGKTSGGSFLPAHYAGIFTGLMEQNIWYEVVHHQIEGNEQSIVRYFPSDTTVQENIHRLIRTKEAEQIQLLEQSVDEKTKELNELIKEISSPLIPVLDGIVVVPLLGSYDETRADELITKTLSNLPKHQAENLVLDLTGLNNDFSEQTASLIDKIGSAASLIGTKTVLVGISAQMGVVISQTGIELKRFQCFQTLQHGIYYALAQRGKSII; translated from the coding sequence ATGGAGAATAATCCATCCATTAACGTGGCCGGCCTCCAGTTCTCATGGGAATTGGATAAAGGGCGCTTTTTATTCGAAGAGGATGATGCAGTGCTTTTCTGGATATCATCTGCAATGAAGACGTTTTTTGATTCGATTGAAGAAATTGCGGGAGAAGAATCAGCGACAGTCGTGCTTGAGGCGACCGGATTCCGACAGGGACTTGTTGTCGGCGAATACTTCCAGCAGCAGGACATTTCACTGAAAGAAGCGACGAACCTGATTCAGAATACATACGGATCAGCCGGCTGGGGAATGATCTCAGTGGAAAAGCTGGATGTCGAAACGGCCACTGCAGAAGTGCATTTGAAAGACAGTTGGGAACATAAGATCAACGTTGCACAAGGGAAAACGTCCGGCGGTTCCTTTCTGCCTGCCCATTATGCAGGGATTTTTACCGGTTTGATGGAACAGAATATATGGTACGAAGTTGTTCACCATCAAATCGAGGGAAATGAACAGAGCATTGTCCGGTATTTTCCGTCGGATACTACCGTACAGGAAAATATCCACCGGCTGATACGGACAAAAGAAGCCGAACAGATCCAGCTGCTGGAGCAATCCGTCGATGAAAAAACGAAAGAACTGAATGAACTGATCAAAGAAATTTCATCCCCGCTGATTCCGGTGTTGGATGGAATCGTTGTTGTCCCGCTGCTCGGCTCATACGATGAGACGCGGGCGGATGAATTGATCACAAAAACGCTCAGCAATCTGCCCAAACATCAGGCGGAGAACCTGGTGCTGGATCTGACTGGACTGAATAATGACTTCTCAGAACAGACAGCCAGCCTAATCGATAAAATCGGCTCTGCTGCCTCATTGATCGGAACGAAAACCGTCCTGGTCGGTATCTCTGCCCAAATGGGCGTCGTCATCTCTCAAACGGGCATTGAATTGAAGCGATTTCAGTGTTTTCAGACACTGCAGCACGGCATTTACTATGCGCTGGCCCAGCGGGGGAAAAGCATCATATGA
- a CDS encoding pyridoxamine 5'-phosphate oxidase family protein — MAQNEQKQRALKILEESMIGTLATVDNNKPHSRYMTFFHEDFTLHTATSKKTHKTEEVKANPNAHILIGYEGEGFGDEYLEIEGKISESDDDSLKEKVWNDKLKGWFDGPNDPDLIILTIQPTHVRLMNTKGEEPQTIEV; from the coding sequence ATGGCTCAAAATGAGCAGAAACAGCGGGCACTCAAAATTCTTGAGGAGAGCATGATCGGGACATTGGCGACAGTGGACAATAATAAACCGCACTCGCGCTATATGACATTTTTCCATGAAGATTTCACACTGCATACCGCTACAAGCAAAAAAACACATAAAACGGAAGAAGTAAAAGCAAATCCGAACGCTCATATCCTGATCGGCTACGAAGGGGAAGGATTCGGGGACGAGTACTTGGAGATCGAAGGGAAAATTTCCGAATCGGATGATGACAGCCTCAAGGAAAAAGTATGGAATGATAAGCTGAAGGGCTGGTTTGACGGTCCTAATGATCCGGATCTTATCATTTTGACCATCCAGCCGACTCACGTCCGTCTCATGAACACGAAAGGTGAAGAGCCGCAGACAATCGAAGTGTAG